In Deltaproteobacteria bacterium, one DNA window encodes the following:
- a CDS encoding type II toxin-antitoxin system RelE/ParE family toxin, with protein sequence MASFKIEWKGSSERDIRNIDRQHIHRILNAVEALSENPFPIQFKKLQGSESSYRIRIGDYRVIYQVDTQNRIITIYHVRHRKDAYKGWKE encoded by the coding sequence ATGGCATCATTTAAAATTGAATGGAAAGGTTCGTCGGAACGAGATATCCGCAATATTGATAGACAACATATTCATCGGATACTTAATGCTGTGGAAGCTCTTTCTGAAAATCCCTTCCCTATTCAGTTCAAAAAACTGCAAGGCTCTGAATCAAGTTATCGTATTCGTATTGGAGATTACAGAGTAATTTATCAGGTTGACACTCAAAATAGGATTATCACTATCTACCATGTTCGCCATAGGAAAGATGCTTATAAAGGCTGGAAAGAGTAA
- the trpB gene encoding tryptophan synthase subunit beta, translating to MKVQSAKRKAQNLPDKNGHFGIYGGRYISETLMPVVLELEKSYLKFRNDKDFKAELAYYLKEYVGRPTPLYLAERLTKKLGGAKIYLKREDLCHTGAHKINNTMGQILLAKRMGKKRIIAETGAGQHGVATATVAAMFGLECEIYMGTEDIERQKPNVFRMKLLGAKVNPVISGSKTLKDAMNEAIRDWTTNVWNTFYIIGSVAGPHPYPMMVRDFQSVIGGEARAQIKKITGRLPDYLIACVGGGSNAMGLFYPFIEDENVKMVGVEAAGFGLKTGKHAASICAGRVGVLHGSKTYLLHDRDGQIIHTHSVSAGLDYPGVGPEHSFLHDSGRVEYVAITDKNALNAFKALSLSEGIIPALESSHAVAYAMKLAPKLGKDKVIIANLSGRGDKDLNTAAKEMGIEI from the coding sequence ATGAAAGTGCAAAGCGCAAAGCGCAAAGCGCAAAATTTGCCTGATAAAAACGGCCATTTCGGCATCTACGGCGGCAGATATATTTCTGAGACGCTGATGCCAGTGGTATTGGAGCTTGAAAAGTCATATCTTAAGTTTAGGAATGACAAAGATTTTAAGGCAGAACTGGCTTATTACCTAAAAGAGTATGTCGGCCGGCCCACCCCCCTTTATCTTGCAGAAAGGCTTACAAAGAAACTTGGCGGCGCAAAAATATATCTAAAAAGGGAAGACCTCTGCCATACAGGCGCTCATAAGATAAACAATACAATGGGCCAGATACTGCTCGCAAAGAGGATGGGGAAGAAACGAATTATTGCTGAGACAGGCGCAGGACAGCATGGTGTTGCAACAGCAACAGTGGCGGCTATGTTCGGCCTTGAGTGCGAGATATACATGGGCACAGAGGATATTGAGAGGCAGAAGCCGAATGTATTCAGGATGAAGCTACTTGGCGCAAAGGTCAATCCTGTCATTTCCGGCAGTAAGACACTGAAAGACGCCATGAATGAGGCGATCCGGGACTGGACAACCAATGTGTGGAACACCTTTTATATCATAGGAAGCGTGGCAGGTCCGCATCCGTATCCGATGATGGTGAGGGATTTTCAATCAGTCATAGGAGGAGAGGCAAGGGCGCAGATTAAGAAAATAACAGGAAGGCTTCCTGATTATCTTATTGCCTGCGTGGGTGGCGGCAGCAATGCCATGGGGCTTTTTTATCCCTTTATAGAAGACGAGAATGTAAAAATGGTTGGAGTGGAGGCAGCAGGGTTTGGTTTAAAAACCGGCAAACACGCGGCATCTATCTGCGCCGGAAGGGTCGGTGTTCTGCACGGCAGCAAGACCTATCTTTTGCATGACAGAGACGGCCAGATAATTCACACCCATTCTGTTTCAGCAGGCCTTGATTATCCGGGCGTCGGGCCCGAGCACAGCTTTCTGCATGATTCAGGCAGGGTTGAGTATGTCGCAATAACAGACAAAAATGCCCTGAATGCCTTTAAGGCGCTGTCATTGTCAGAAGGCATAATTCCTGCGCTTGAGAGTTCTCATGCAGTTGCATACGCAATGAAACTTGCGCCAAAACTTGGCAAAGACAAAGTAATTATTGCCAATCTGTCAGGGAGAGGGGATAAGGATTTGAATACTGCCGCAAAAGAGATGGGGATAGAGATATGA
- a CDS encoding phosphoribosylanthranilate isomerase — translation MIKVKICGITNLEDALASCEYGADAIGFIFHRKSPRFVETEIAREIVKAIPPFVTTVGVFVDEDANTINEIVKEVGLHAVQLHGNESPEFCENIQSKIIKTFRIKGARVIGIGRGEQGVNKEMERYNVSAYLLDTYKEGVEGGTGVTFNWGVARDATKVGKIILAGGLTTENVRQAINIVMPYAVDVSSGVEEIPGKKDLKKVMDFIEAAKGII, via the coding sequence TTGATTAAGGTAAAAATTTGCGGCATAACAAACCTTGAAGATGCGCTTGCGTCCTGTGAATATGGCGCAGATGCCATTGGGTTTATATTTCATAGAAAAAGCCCGAGGTTTGTTGAGACGGAGATAGCAAGGGAAATCGTTAAAGCCATACCGCCGTTTGTAACTACGGTAGGTGTGTTTGTTGATGAAGATGCAAACACAATAAATGAAATTGTCAAAGAGGTTGGCCTTCATGCGGTTCAGCTTCACGGCAATGAATCTCCTGAGTTTTGTGAAAACATTCAGAGCAAGATTATAAAGACATTCAGGATAAAAGGGGCGCGGGTTATTGGCATAGGGAGAGGAGAACAAGGGGTCAATAAAGAAATGGAACGATATAATGTTTCTGCATATCTATTGGATACATACAAAGAAGGTGTTGAGGGAGGTACTGGTGTTACCTTTAATTGGGGAGTTGCGAGAGATGCCACAAAGGTGGGAAAAATAATACTGGCCGGCGGTCTTACCACGGAAAATGTGAGGCAGGCTATAAATATAGTTATGCCTTATGCTGTGGATGTAAGCAGCGGAGTGGAAGAGATACCCGGAAAAAAGGATTTGAAAAAGGTAATGGATTTTATAGAAGCAGCAAAGGGGATAATATGA
- a CDS encoding nucleotidyltransferase family protein codes for MNQKIAISIPRAKIAEFCKRYRIRKLSLFGSVLRSDFRPDSDIDVLIEFEQGHSTGFFGLAHMERELSEIFGGKKVDIRTPQELSRYFKNDVISQAVVQYAEG; via the coding sequence ATGAATCAGAAAATTGCTATTAGTATACCACGGGCAAAAATTGCTGAATTTTGTAAGAGGTATCGTATCCGTAAATTGTCGCTTTTTGGCTCTGTTCTGCGGAGTGATTTTAGACCTGATAGTGACATAGATGTTCTCATAGAGTTTGAACAAGGACATAGCACAGGTTTCTTTGGACTTGCTCATATGGAAAGAGAACTTTCTGAAATCTTTGGCGGAAAAAAAGTGGACATACGTACCCCTCAGGAATTGAGCAGATACTTCAAAAACGATGTGATCTCGCAAGCGGTGGTTCAATATGCAGAAGGATGA
- a CDS encoding aminodeoxychorismate/anthranilate synthase component II, with amino-acid sequence MLLMIDNYDSFTYNLVQYFGELGEDVRVFRNDKITVKEIEGIKPDRIVISPGPCDPEKAGVSVEVIKKFSGKIPMLGVCLGHQSIGYAFGAKIVRADRLMHGKTSSIYHDGKTIFKNIENPFEATRYHSLLINKDTLPDCLEISAWTKEGEIMGVRYKNRGQGSGVGGQERFILEGVQFHPESILTKAGKDILRNFLELAKGQKKL; translated from the coding sequence ATGCTTCTAATGATTGACAATTACGATTCCTTTACCTACAACCTTGTCCAGTATTTTGGCGAACTGGGCGAGGATGTGAGGGTCTTTCGTAATGACAAGATTACGGTAAAGGAGATAGAAGGGATTAAGCCGGACAGGATTGTAATATCGCCTGGGCCATGCGATCCTGAGAAGGCAGGAGTCTCTGTTGAGGTTATCAAGAAATTTTCGGGAAAGATTCCTATGCTTGGCGTGTGTCTTGGACATCAGTCAATCGGCTATGCCTTTGGCGCAAAGATTGTACGGGCAGATAGACTTATGCACGGAAAGACATCTTCCATATATCACGACGGCAAAACCATATTTAAAAATATAGAAAATCCCTTTGAGGCAACACGGTATCATTCTCTTTTGATAAATAAAGACACCCTTCCTGATTGTCTTGAGATAAGCGCATGGACAAAGGAAGGGGAGATAATGGGCGTAAGGTATAAAAACAGGGGTCAGGGATCAGGGGTCGGGGGTCAGGAAAGATTTATTTTAGAAGGCGTCCAGTTTCATCCGGAGTCAATACTCACAAAGGCTGGAAAAGATATATTGAGGAATTTTCTGGAGTTGGCAAAGGGGCAGAAAAAGTTGTAA
- a CDS encoding DUF86 domain-containing protein translates to MQKDDAIRLQHMLDAGREALLFIADKSRGGLDNNRMLVLSLIKDIEIIGEAANKVSLDVKNKYINIPWLDIIGMRHHLIHGYFDIDLNIVWDTVTKDIPPLIIEIERILKEKDKP, encoded by the coding sequence ATGCAGAAGGATGATGCTATCAGGTTGCAACATATGCTTGATGCAGGCAGAGAGGCATTGTTATTTATTGCCGATAAATCAAGAGGCGGCCTTGATAACAACCGGATGCTTGTGCTTTCTCTTATAAAGGACATTGAGATTATTGGTGAAGCAGCCAATAAGGTTTCTTTAGATGTCAAAAATAAATACATAAATATCCCATGGTTGGATATTATTGGTATGCGTCATCATCTTATACACGGCTACTTTGATATTGACCTGAATATTGTATGGGATACAGTAACCAAAGATATTCCACCACTAATAATTGAGATTGAGAGGATACTTAAAGAAAAGGACAAGCCATGA
- the trpC gene encoding indole-3-glycerol phosphate synthase TrpC: MILDEIIGNKKNELDRLKADFPVRGLVQGLKMRIKQLPPAMDFVKAVKGGGIKIIAEVKKASPSKGIIRKNFDPVEIARIYEANGASAISVLTEEKYFQGHMDYLREIKDRVSIPVLRKDFIFDEYQVYESRAAGADAILLIAGILKKDKIDEFLKLSHSLGMSCLVEAHNEDELEKVLSTKARLIGINNRDLKTFKTDIKTTLNLIAKIPKDRVVVSESGINSYNDVDMLKRKGIHIFLVGEPLMRENDIGKKLRELRGID, translated from the coding sequence ATGATACTGGATGAGATTATAGGCAACAAAAAAAACGAATTGGACAGGCTGAAGGCTGATTTTCCTGTAAGGGGGCTTGTTCAGGGGCTGAAGATGCGCATTAAACAGCTTCCCCCGGCAATGGATTTTGTTAAGGCTGTAAAAGGCGGCGGCATAAAGATAATTGCGGAGGTGAAGAAGGCGTCCCCGTCAAAAGGGATTATCAGGAAGAATTTTGACCCTGTTGAGATAGCCCGGATATACGAGGCAAACGGCGCATCGGCAATATCAGTTCTCACAGAGGAAAAATATTTTCAGGGGCATATGGATTATTTAAGAGAGATAAAGGATAGGGTTTCTATCCCTGTTCTCCGGAAAGATTTTATATTTGACGAATATCAGGTTTATGAATCAAGGGCAGCAGGCGCGGATGCAATATTGCTTATAGCGGGCATTCTAAAAAAGGATAAAATAGACGAATTCCTTAAGTTAAGCCACAGCCTTGGAATGAGTTGCCTTGTAGAGGCACATAATGAAGATGAGTTGGAAAAGGTCTTATCAACAAAGGCAAGACTTATAGGCATCAACAACAGAGATTTAAAGACATTTAAGACAGATATTAAGACCACCCTTAATCTTATTGCAAAGATTCCGAAAGACAGGGTTGTTGTGAGTGAAAGCGGGATAAACAGCTACAACGATGTAGATATGCTGAAAAGAAAAGGCATTCATATCTTTCTTGTTGGCGAGCCGCTTATGAGAGAAAATGATATTGGAAAGAAATTGAGGGAGTTGAGGGGAATTGATTAA
- the trpA gene encoding tryptophan synthase subunit alpha, whose amino-acid sequence MKGQWSRVKGQKSENRIEETFARLKARGEKALITFITAGDPNLEKSKEIIFELEKSGADIIELGIPFSDPMADGPTIQAASERALKSGATLRHVLDMVKDIRTKSCIPIILFGYYNPIFVYGAERFARDAKEAGVDGVLVVDLPPEEALELKIHTDKNGLDLIFLLTPTSDDNRMRLVASHASGFIYYVSVAGITGARKELSDTIREYVKKVKRFTPLPVGVGFGISTPKQAGEVSKWADAVIVGSAIVNVIEKNQDSPDLAKRVGRFVARIKKGMEV is encoded by the coding sequence ATGAAGGGTCAATGGTCAAGGGTCAAGGGTCAAAAGTCGGAAAACAGAATAGAAGAAACTTTTGCAAGGCTTAAGGCAAGGGGTGAAAAGGCGCTTATAACATTTATTACAGCGGGAGACCCGAATCTTGAAAAAAGCAAAGAGATTATTTTTGAGCTTGAGAAATCTGGCGCTGATATTATTGAACTGGGCATACCTTTTTCAGACCCTATGGCAGATGGGCCAACCATCCAGGCTGCATCAGAAAGGGCGTTAAAAAGCGGCGCAACATTGCGGCATGTCCTGGATATGGTGAAAGATATAAGAACAAAGAGTTGTATCCCGATTATCCTCTTCGGTTATTACAACCCGATATTTGTTTACGGCGCAGAAAGGTTTGCCAGGGATGCTAAAGAGGCAGGGGTTGATGGAGTCCTTGTTGTTGACCTCCCTCCGGAAGAGGCTCTTGAATTAAAAATCCATACGGATAAAAACGGGCTTGACCTTATATTTCTTTTGACCCCTACAAGTGATGATAATCGGATGAGGCTTGTGGCAAGCCATGCAAGCGGGTTTATTTATTATGTCTCTGTTGCAGGGATTACAGGCGCAAGGAAGGAGTTATCAGATACAATCCGGGAATATGTAAAAAAGGTTAAGAGGTTTACACCCTTGCCAGTTGGCGTCGGATTTGGTATATCTACCCCAAAGCAGGCAGGAGAGGTGTCAAAATGGGCGGATGCGGTTATTGTGGGCAGCGCCATTGTCAATGTGATTGAGAAGAACCAGGATTCGCCTGATTTGGCAAAAAGGGTGGGGAGATTTGTGGCCCGGATTAAAAAAGGGATGGAAGTATGA
- a CDS encoding Crp/Fnr family transcriptional regulator has translation MTGDELMLQKFGRDFPKGAVLFREGELNKEMYIVRSGMVRITKKIRDMEKVLAVLGPGDFFGEMATLLDKPRSATAEVVEDSILIVMDPQTFKTMILGNVDIALKIIKKLAGRLLEADEKIENLMLKDNMSRVVHILMRMAETSGIKDENCVRVGITPGELAHETGIDAHVVKGLMERLSQANIVALEEKAINIKGIHKLKFLDFLEIEKGTGKI, from the coding sequence ATGACCGGCGACGAATTGATGCTCCAGAAATTTGGCAGAGATTTTCCCAAGGGCGCTGTCCTTTTCAGGGAAGGCGAACTTAATAAGGAGATGTATATTGTTCGCAGCGGCATGGTCAGGATAACAAAAAAGATAAGAGACATGGAGAAGGTTCTTGCCGTGCTGGGTCCAGGAGATTTTTTTGGAGAGATGGCAACACTTCTTGATAAGCCGCGTTCTGCAACGGCAGAGGTTGTGGAAGACAGCATCCTTATTGTTATGGACCCCCAAACCTTTAAGACCATGATATTAGGCAATGTTGACATCGCATTAAAGATAATAAAAAAACTTGCCGGCCGTCTGCTTGAGGCGGATGAAAAGATAGAAAATCTCATGCTCAAGGATAATATGAGCAGGGTCGTCCATATACTTATGCGCATGGCTGAAACCAGCGGCATAAAAGATGAAAATTGTGTAAGGGTAGGAATAACACCAGGCGAGCTTGCGCATGAGACAGGTATTGATGCCCATGTAGTAAAGGGATTGATGGAAAGATTGTCTCAGGCAAATATCGTTGCGCTTGAAGAAAAGGCTATAAATATTAAAGGCATTCATAAACTCAAGTTCCTTGATTTCCTGGAGATAGAGAAGGGAACGGGGAAGATATAA
- a CDS encoding GAF domain-containing protein — protein sequence MTQENKEIFKKVEDNEARAKAIEAESQLIGKRLVEKEFENAELNKKIRLIQTELAIYHEIDSITSEAVDIKAMLDRIMDMVITTIDADAGTLYMLAPDRFNRGLEDNGELVFEVVKGPAADRLKGERIKVCEGIAGWIVRTGLPYVSHEVVNDPLWSREFGKKTGYAPQDILAVPLKTEKGVIGVIEVLNKKEGEPFEKRDLTILTALALRISTILEKARLFTTLDRSVKQFATLADVDALLNSTLDQKVIRKRAMEAITLLMDAEVGSLLLVDDEKRELYFEVALGEKGDKVKEIRLKMGEGIAGWVAECGEPLLINDVKKDPRFYKSADKKTDFVTRNMICVPVKVKDKIIGVLQAINRKEYVFTEGDLKLFQLFSNQVAIALDNARLYEEIRETFFATAGALAEAIEKRDPYTGGHTKRVVHYSLAAAKYLSLPPNEIERLKFSAILHDIGKIGIEDKVLRKPGKLDDAEIKIMNMHPALGADIMGHIKKLKDLIPGMMYHHERPDGNGYPEGLKGGDIPIIARIISVADTYDAMTTDRPYRKGLSNQTAIDEIKRYAGSQFDKDVAMAFVKAFEEGEIGR from the coding sequence ATGACACAGGAGAATAAAGAGATTTTCAAAAAAGTGGAAGACAATGAGGCGAGGGCAAAGGCCATTGAGGCAGAGTCGCAGCTTATTGGGAAAAGGCTTGTTGAGAAAGAATTTGAAAATGCCGAATTAAACAAAAAGATAAGGCTTATACAAACAGAGCTTGCCATATACCATGAGATTGACAGCATTACAAGCGAGGCTGTAGATATAAAGGCAATGTTAGACCGTATTATGGATATGGTGATAACGACCATTGATGCTGATGCCGGGACGCTTTACATGCTTGCCCCCGATAGATTCAATCGGGGGCTTGAAGATAACGGCGAGCTTGTATTCGAGGTTGTAAAGGGCCCTGCTGCAGACAGATTGAAAGGGGAAAGGATTAAGGTATGCGAGGGCATAGCCGGATGGATTGTAAGAACCGGTTTGCCTTATGTATCCCATGAGGTAGTAAACGATCCCCTCTGGAGCAGGGAGTTCGGCAAGAAGACAGGATATGCGCCGCAGGATATATTAGCCGTGCCTTTGAAGACAGAAAAAGGTGTTATAGGCGTAATAGAAGTGCTGAATAAAAAAGAGGGGGAGCCGTTTGAGAAGAGGGATTTGACTATCCTTACCGCTCTCGCCCTCCGTATATCCACTATACTGGAAAAGGCAAGGCTCTTTACTACACTTGACAGGTCTGTAAAGCAATTTGCCACACTCGCGGATGTTGATGCGCTTCTCAACTCCACCCTTGACCAGAAGGTCATAAGGAAAAGGGCTATGGAGGCTATAACCCTGCTTATGGATGCGGAGGTCGGCTCGCTTCTTCTTGTGGATGATGAGAAAAGGGAGTTGTATTTTGAGGTGGCGCTTGGCGAAAAGGGGGATAAGGTAAAGGAGATAAGGTTAAAGATGGGTGAAGGTATTGCAGGCTGGGTTGCCGAGTGCGGCGAACCTTTGCTTATTAATGATGTAAAAAAAGACCCGCGGTTTTATAAGTCAGCGGATAAGAAGACGGATTTTGTAACGAGAAATATGATATGCGTACCGGTAAAGGTTAAAGATAAAATCATCGGCGTCCTGCAGGCCATAAACAGAAAAGAATACGTATTTACAGAGGGAGACCTGAAACTCTTTCAGCTCTTCTCAAACCAGGTTGCAATAGCCCTTGACAATGCGCGGCTTTATGAGGAGATAAGGGAAACCTTTTTTGCGACAGCCGGGGCCCTGGCAGAGGCCATAGAAAAAAGGGACCCCTATACCGGCGGCCATACAAAAAGGGTTGTCCACTACAGTCTTGCAGCGGCAAAATATCTAAGCCTCCCGCCAAATGAAATAGAGCGTCTGAAGTTTTCCGCCATACTGCATGATATAGGAAAGATAGGTATTGAGGATAAGGTGCTGCGAAAGCCGGGGAAGTTAGATGACGCGGAAATAAAGATTATGAATATGCATCCGGCCCTGGGCGCTGATATAATGGGGCATATAAAAAAGCTTAAGGATTTGATACCAGGGATGATGTATCACCATGAAAGGCCTGATGGAAATGGTTATCCGGAGGGTTTAAAAGGCGGGGATATCCCGATAATTGCCCGGATAATCTCAGTTGCCGATACTTATGACGCTATGACAACCGACAGGCCTTACAGAAAGGGGCTTTCCAATCAGACTGCAATTGATGAGATAAAAAGATACGCAGGCTCTCAATTTGACAAAGATGTTGCCATGGCATTTGTCAAGGCATTTGAGGAAGGTGAGATAGGGAGATGA
- a CDS encoding formylglycine-generating enzyme family protein codes for MKRYLISVTVLVFVLSFAGFSRAVEPAKNFKDPLTGMDFIFVKGGCFQMGDTFGDGESDEKPVHEVCVDDLYIGKYEVTQAEWQKIMGNNPSYFKGCDNCPVENVSWNDIQEYINKLNQKTGKKYRLPTEAKWEYAARSGGKNEEYAGGNNIDSVGWYDGNSGSKTHPVGQKQPNGLGIYDMSGNVWERVNDWYDGNYYKNGPKNNPRGPDSGQYRVLRGGSWDSEPQHLRAPHRDWDEPALRNSGGGFRLSVSAQ; via the coding sequence ATGAAAAGGTATTTGATTAGCGTAACAGTTTTGGTTTTTGTATTATCTTTTGCTGGTTTTTCAAGGGCAGTAGAGCCGGCAAAAAATTTCAAAGACCCCTTAACCGGCATGGATTTTATCTTTGTCAAAGGCGGATGTTTTCAGATGGGAGACACATTTGGAGATGGGGAGAGTGATGAAAAACCAGTTCATGAAGTATGTGTGGACGACCTTTACATAGGCAAATATGAAGTTACACAGGCAGAATGGCAAAAGATAATGGGAAACAACCCGTCTTATTTCAAAGGCTGTGACAACTGCCCTGTAGAGAATGTAAGTTGGAATGACATTCAGGAATATATCAATAAACTCAATCAAAAGACGGGAAAGAAATACAGACTACCCACAGAAGCAAAATGGGAATATGCAGCAAGAAGCGGCGGTAAAAATGAAGAATATGCAGGGGGTAATAACATTGACAGTGTGGGGTGGTATGACGGTAATTCTGGCAGTAAAACCCATCCTGTAGGACAGAAGCAGCCCAATGGACTTGGGATATATGACATGAGCGGTAATGTATGGGAACGGGTGAATGACTGGTATGATGGGAACTATTATAAGAACGGCCCGAAGAATAATCCAAGAGGACCTGATAGTGGACAATACCGCGTGCTTCGCGGCGGTTCGTGGGATAGCGAACCGCAGCACTTGCGGGCACCTCACCGGGACTGGGACGAGCCGGCGCTACGGAACAGCGGCGGCGGGTTTCGTCTCTCTGTTTCCGCCCAGTAG
- a CDS encoding 3',5'-cyclic-nucleotide phosphodiesterase: protein MRIRVLGCYGAEMPGYKTTGFLINDDTLLDAGTVVSVLGIEEQLKINNIIISHTHLDHIKDIQFLADNVAGKKNGHINLVSTHGVLDILRANVLNNIIWPDFTTIPSLDGPILKFFPVKGREEHSIGDITVLPIRVNHTVEASGYIIRDKSCAFLYTGDTGHTDWIWNAAMKEDNLKAIFAETSFPNSMAELADISGHLTAAGLGEELKKLGNKKVPVYVFHMKPQYLDIIEQEIGFLNNKRIKVLKQGDVIEI, encoded by the coding sequence GTGAGGATTAGGGTTCTTGGCTGTTACGGCGCTGAAATGCCGGGTTATAAGACCACTGGTTTTCTCATCAATGATGACACGCTTCTTGACGCCGGCACAGTGGTTTCGGTCCTTGGTATTGAGGAGCAGCTTAAAATAAACAATATCATCATAAGCCATACCCACCTTGATCATATAAAGGATATACAATTCCTGGCAGATAATGTAGCAGGGAAGAAAAATGGGCACATAAATTTGGTCAGCACCCACGGCGTCCTGGATATACTCAGGGCAAATGTGCTGAATAATATAATCTGGCCTGATTTTACGACTATCCCGTCTTTAGACGGACCGATACTTAAGTTTTTTCCTGTTAAGGGAAGGGAAGAGCATTCCATCGGGGATATTACGGTGTTGCCCATAAGGGTTAACCATACTGTTGAGGCGAGTGGTTATATTATAAGGGATAAAAGCTGCGCTTTTCTTTATACGGGGGATACCGGGCATACGGATTGGATATGGAATGCTGCTATGAAGGAGGATAACCTTAAAGCTATATTTGCAGAGACGTCATTCCCAAACAGTATGGCAGAACTGGCAGATATAAGCGGTCATCTGACAGCGGCGGGTCTTGGTGAGGAATTAAAAAAGCTTGGCAATAAAAAAGTCCCCGTGTATGTTTTCCACATGAAGCCGCAGTATCTGGATATAATTGAGCAGGAGATTGGGTTTTTAAATAACAAGAGGATTAAGGTTCTGAAACAGGGTGATGTGATAGAGATATAA
- the trpD gene encoding anthranilate phosphoribosyltransferase has translation MIKEAISKIVKNQDLTEVEMIEVMNEIMTGVASPGQIGAFITALRIKGETVAEITGAARVMREKVTKIEVKGKKVVDTCGTGGDETMTFNISTAAAFVAAGAGLTVAKHGNRSVSSRSGSADVLKALGVNIEADAAKVEGCLKEIGIGFLFAPLLHGAMKYAAPVRREIGIRTIFNILGPLTNPAGARCQVIGVYDDSLTDILGKVLVNLGSEHAFVVRGEDGLDEITLTDETKITELKNGALRTYHIKPEDFGFKRCGLEDLKGGDPEQNAEMIRAVLKGKRGAQYDVVLLNAAAAICAGGMANSIEEGISCARGSIDSGSALDKLNKLVEMTNK, from the coding sequence ATGATTAAAGAAGCCATATCTAAAATAGTTAAAAATCAGGATTTGACCGAAGTTGAGATGATTGAGGTAATGAATGAGATTATGACTGGCGTGGCAAGCCCCGGCCAGATAGGCGCATTTATAACTGCATTGAGGATAAAGGGCGAGACAGTGGCTGAGATAACAGGCGCGGCGCGGGTTATGAGGGAGAAGGTTACCAAGATAGAAGTCAAAGGCAAAAAGGTGGTTGATACATGCGGAACAGGCGGGGATGAGACAATGACATTCAACATATCAACTGCCGCCGCATTTGTTGCGGCAGGCGCAGGGCTTACTGTGGCAAAACATGGCAACAGGTCGGTTTCTTCAAGGAGTGGAAGCGCGGATGTACTGAAGGCTTTGGGTGTAAATATTGAGGCAGATGCCGCAAAGGTTGAAGGGTGTCTTAAAGAAATCGGCATAGGCTTCTTATTTGCACCCCTTCTACATGGAGCAATGAAATATGCCGCCCCTGTTAGACGAGAGATAGGCATAAGGACAATATTCAATATCCTCGGCCCACTTACAAATCCAGCAGGCGCAAGATGTCAGGTGATCGGGGTTTATGACGATAGTCTTACGGATATTCTTGGAAAGGTTCTGGTAAATCTCGGCAGTGAACATGCCTTTGTTGTGAGAGGTGAAGACGGGCTTGATGAGATAACGCTTACAGATGAGACCAAGATTACAGAACTTAAGAATGGAGCTTTGCGGACATATCACATCAAGCCGGAGGATTTTGGATTTAAGAGGTGCGGGCTGGAAGATTTAAAGGGCGGGGACCCTGAACAAAATGCAGAGATGATACGCGCGGTATTAAAAGGCAAAAGGGGGGCGCAGTACGATGTGGTTTTGCTGAATGCTGCCGCTGCCATTTGCGCAGGCGGCATGGCCAATTCTATTGAAGAGGGGATATCTTGCGCAAGAGGCTCAATAGACAGCGGCAGTGCGTTGGACAAACTAAATAAGCTTGTGGAGATGACCAACAAATGA